From one Ooceraea biroi isolate clonal line C1 chromosome 7, Obir_v5.4, whole genome shotgun sequence genomic stretch:
- the LOC105282371 gene encoding uncharacterized protein LOC105282371 yields MSLHQVLNDADFQSRLTFCNWIREQPRTFHQNILFSDESTFKNDGNVNTWNCRYWSHDNPHWLREIDHQHIWKVNVWCGIIGNQVVGPVFFDENLNGARYAALIETQLPVLLENLPLQLRLDMWFQQDGCPSHTSRVARAVINNMFSNKWIGKYGPIDFPPRSPDLTVLDYYLWGRIKDIVYRDRPTTRNDMINRITEAIQSLSSDEILRATNSFQNRVDVCIEKNGAHFEHYLT; encoded by the coding sequence ATGTCTCTTCATCAAGTTTTAAATGATGCTGATTTCCAAAGTCGGCTTACATTTTGTAATTGGATAAGAGAACAACCACGTACTTTCcaccaaaatattttattttctgacgaATCGACATTCAAAAACGATGGTAATGTCAATACGTGGAACTGTCGTTATTGGTCGCACGATAATCCTCACTGGTTAAGAGAAATTGATCACCAGCATATTTGGAAAGTAAATGTTTGGTGCGGCATTATTGGAAATCAAGTCGTAGGTCCTGTTTTCTTTGATGAAAATTTAAACGGCGCCAGATATGCAGCTTTGATAGAGACACAACTTCCTGTGTTACTAGAAAATCTACCTCTACAATTGCGCCTGGATATGTGGTTCCAACAAGATGGATGCCCGTCACATACATCCAGAGTTGCTCGTGCagtgataaataatatgttttcCAATAAGTGGATAGGCAAATATGGTCCAATCGATTTTCCACCTCGATCACCGGACCTCACTGTcctggattattatttatggggaaGGATAAAAGACATAGTATACCGTGATCGCCCAACTACAAGAAATGACATGATTAACAGAATAACAGAAGCAATTCAATCTTTAAGTAGCGATGAAATTCTTCGAGCAACCAATTCTTTTCAAAACAGAGTAGACGTTTGCATTGAAAAGAATGGTGCTCACTTTGAACACTACCTTACTTGA
- the LOC105282365 gene encoding jmjC domain-containing protein 7 isoform X2 yields MIIIRNVHWSCACDWTQTQLYLQSKVPEIDHATFTPLSFYREYVSKNIPLVIRGAVEHWPAVRKWSIPYLREALGDEKIVVAVTPNGYADAIARKDDTEEEFFVMPEERLLTMSEFLDTLENTREDSVFYIQQQNSNFINSFHKLWSDTKIEIPWANEAFGKHPDAVNFWMGDKRAITSMHKDPYENIYCVLSGEKNFTLHPPTDLPWIPYANYSSAVYKEREPGKWTIERIVDETSDPEETASSTLTPWICIDPLNPDYETYPEYRNAHTLRVTLRAGDVLYLPSLWFHHVTQSHACISINYWYDMEFDIKYAYFKALETLCK; encoded by the exons ATGATCATCATCAGGAATGTCCACTGGTCATGTGCATGTGATTGGACGCAAACAC AATTGTACCTGCAAAGCAAAGTCCCAGAGATAGATCACGCAACATTTACACCACTCTCTTTCTATCGGGAATACGTCTCCAAAAACATACCACTAGTCATAAGAGGAGCAGTGGAACACTGGCCTGCTGTACGCAAATGGTCTATACCGTATCTTCGCGAAGCGCTCGGCGACGAGAAGATCGTGGTCGCTGTAACACCAAACGGTTACGCAGACGCGATAGCCAGGAAAGATGACACCGAGGAAGAATTTTTCGTGATGCCTGAGGAGCGCTTACTCACGATGTCGGAATTTCTCGATACACTAGAAAATACGAGAGAGGACAGTGTATTCTACATACAGCAACAGAACTCAAACTTCATAAACAGCTTTCACAAATTGTGGTCGGATACGAAGATCGAGATTCCCTGGGCCAACGAGGCGTTTGGAAAGCACCCCGACGCCGTGAACTTTTGGATGGGAGATAAAAGAGCTATAACTTCca TGCACAAAGATccttatgaaaatatatattgcgtTCTGTCCGGCGAGAAGAACTTCACGTTACATCCACCTACGGATTTACCATGGATTCCGTACGCGAATTATTCGTCCGCCGTTTACAAGGAACGCGAACCTGGGAAGTGGACCATCGAACGAATAGTCGATGAAACATCTGATCCGGAAGAAACCGCGAGTTCCACGTTGACACCGTGGATATGCATAGATCCTCTAAATCCAGATTACGAAAC GTATCCAGAGTATCGTAATGCACACACTTTAAGAGTCACGCTCAGAGCTGGAGACGTATTGTATTTGCCATCTCTGTGGTTCCATCACGTGACGCAGTCCCACGCTTGTATAtccatcaattattggtaCGACATGGAGTTCGACATTAAATACGCATACTTCAAAGCCCTCGAGACattatgcaaataa
- the LOC105282362 gene encoding phosphate carrier protein, mitochondrial — translation MWSWVQEAAKMNPFSSPFTTAKCQPLQDGARPLVPNRNIAAAAIQEGDSCEFGSNHYFLLCGLGGILSCGITHTGITPLDLVKCRIQVDPQKYKSVFNGFRVTHAEDGTRGLVRGWAPTFFGYSIQGMFKFGLYEVFKVYYSALAGEELSYEYRTSLYLISSASAEFFADIGLAPFEAAKVKIQTTPGYASTLREAMPKMYAEEGLNSFYKGLVPLWLRQIPYTMMKFACFERTVEVLYKYVVPKPRSECSKGEQLVVTFAAGYIAGVFCAVVSHPADTVVSKLNQEKGASAFDVLKRLGPAGVWKGLGPRIIMIGTLTAAQWFIYDAVKVWLRMPRPPPPEMPESLKKKYGVA, via the exons ATGTGGTCCTGGGTGCAGGAGGCAGCGAAAATGAATCCGTTCTCGTCGCCGTTCACGACGGCGAAGTGTCAGCCTCTGCAGGACGGCGCTCGGCCGCTCGTGCCGAACCGCAACATCGCCGCTGCCGCCATCCAGGAAGGTG ATAGCTGTGAATTTGGATCGAACCATTATTTCTTGCTATGTGGTCTTGGTGGTATCCTGTCCTGTGGTATCACTCACACTGGCATCACTCCCTTAGATTTAGTCAAATGTCGTATCCAGGTGGACCCCCAAAAATACAAATCAGTCTTCAATGGATTCCGg GTGACTCACGCCGAAGATGGTACTCGCGGATTGGTAAGAGGCTGGGCACCCACCTTCTTTGGTTATTCCATCCAGGGAATGTTTAAATTTGGACTCTATGAAGTCTTCAAAGTCTATTACTCGGCGTTGGCTGGCGAGGAACTTTCTTACGAATATAGAACTAGTTTGTACTTGATATCGTCGGCTTCCGCGGAATTCTTCGCAGACATTGGTCTAGCGCCGTTCGAGGCTGCCAAG GTCAAAATACAAACCACGCCGGGATACGCCAGCACCCTACGAGAAGCCATGCCAAAGATGTACGCTGAAGAGGGTCTTAACAGTTTTTACAAGGGCCTGGTACCTTTGTGGCTCCGCCAGATCCCATACACGATGATGAAGTTCGCCTGTTTCGAGCGCACCGTCGAAGTTTTGTACAAGTATGTGGTGCCTAAACCCAGGTCAGAGTGCTCCAAGGGCGAGCAACTGGTGGTCACCTTTGCGGCCGGATATATCGCCGGTGTGTTCTGTGCCGTTGTGTCTCATCCTGCCGACACG GTGGTGTCGAAATTGAATCAAGAAAAGGGAGCGAGCGCGTTTGACGTTCTGAAGAGACTCGGCCCCGCCGGTGTATGGAAGGGTCTGGGACCGAGGATCATCATGATCGGTACGCTGACCGCGGCGCAATGGTTCATCTACGACGCCGTGAAGGTCTGGCTGCGCATGCCGCGTCCGCCACCACCCGAGATGCCCGAGTCCCTGAAGAAGAAGTACGGTGTGGCGTAA
- the LOC105282363 gene encoding solute carrier family 26 member 10 isoform X1, which produces MEKQGTLLRINLERPLYEHEVLNQSYDYERPKSSLMRSAVDDVRSKNWRSCVASTVPPIKWLSKYNWRENIVPDIIAGLTVAIMHIPQGMAYALLGDLPPVVGIYMAFFPVFVYFLFGTSKHVSIGTFAVVCLMTGKVVTSYSNSHMEEISTNASQADFQSFENVAYTYTPIQVAVAVTLMVGIFQIIMYTFRLGIVATLLSETLVNSFTTAAAVYVLISQIKDLLGLKLPKQKGYFKLVFTVVDVFKEIGNTNVPAAIVSIITIIILVINNEFLKPRINKKCSIPVPIELIAVVGGTLVSRYCDLPKTYNIETVGHIPTGLPKPEVPSLELLPLVAVDSIAITMVSYTITISMALIFAQKLNYEIDSNQELLAMGFGNIVGSFFSCMPISASLSRSLIQQTVGGRTQIASIVSCLLLLVILLWIGPFFELLPRCVLASIIVVALKGMFQQAGRLVKFWKLSKADAVIWVVTFLIVTLINIDIGLLAGLLVSLAIILLQTIRPYTCLLGHIPDTDLYLDLSRYKAATEIRGIKIFHYCGTLNFANNGHFKSIVYRLVGVCPRKVVKHRKNLTEEGRFLNDKNSDGRYELRCIIMDMSALSYIDPSSVHVLHLVVEEFAELHIEFYFVNCPSPIFETIMKCDAYVYGALSLKIFATIQDAVTYFQTEIQTLK; this is translated from the exons ATGGAGAAGCAAGGCACGTTGCTGCGAATAAATCTAGAGAGGCCTCTCTACGAACACGAAGTGTTGAATCAAAGTTACGATTACGAGAGACCAAAATCATCTT TGATGCGAAGTGCAGTAGATGATGTCAGGTCAAAAAATTGGCGTTCCTGCGTAGCATCAACGGTACCGCCGATCAAATGGCTCAGCAAGTACAATTGGAGGGAAAATATTGTGCCTGATATCATTGCTGGTTTAACTGTGGCAATCATGCACATACCGCAAGGTATGGCCTACGCGCTTCTGGGAGACCTGCCACCAGTGGTCGGCATATACATGGCCTTCTTCCCAGTCTTTGTATATTTTCTGTTTGGCACGTCTAAGCACGTCTCTATAG GAACTTTCGCTGTGGTATGCTTAATGACTGGCAAAGTAGTAACGTCTTACTCGAATTCACATATGGAAGAGATATCTACAAATGCTTCACAGGCCGATTTTCAGAGTTTCGAGAACGTCGCGTATACATATACGCCTATACAAGTAGCAGTAGCCGTAACATTGATGGTCGGAATATTTCAG ataataatgtatacatTCCGATTAGGCATTGTGGCAACATTGCTGAGTGAGACCTTAGTGAACAGCTTCACAACAGCAGCTGCtgtttatgttttaatatctCAAATCAAGGACCTCCTTGGTTTAAAACTGCCAAAGCAAAAAGGATATTTTAAGTTAGTTTTC ACTGTCGTAGACGTATTTAAAGAGATAGGAAATACCAATGTACCTGCTGCGATAGTATcgattataacaattattatccTCGTTATTAATAACGAGTTTCTAAAG CCAAGAATAAACAAAAAGTGCAGCATACCAGTCCCCATTGAGCTTATTGCAGTTGTTGGTGGGACATTAGTCTCTCGATATTGTGATTTACCAAAGACTTATAATATTGAAACCGTTGGGCACATTCCTACGGG GCTTCCTAAACCAGAAGTGCCGAGTCTTGAATTATTGCCCTTAGTAGCAGTGGACAGCATCGCAATAACTATGGTTTCGTACACCATCACCATATCAATGGCGTTAATATTCGCACAAAAGCTAAACTATGAAATAGACTCGAATCAAGAACTTCTTGCGATG GGTTTCGGTAACATAGTGGGTTCTTTCTTTTCATGCATGCCGATCTCAGCGTCTTTGAGCAGATCCCTTATTCAGCAAACCGTCGGAGGACGCACGCAAATCGCGAGCATTGTGTCTTGCTTGTTGCTACTCGTTATACTCTTGTGGATCGGGCCGTTTTTCGAGCTCCTACCGAGATGCGTGTTGGCCTCCATAATAGTT GTAGCGCTAAAGGGAATGTTCCAACAAGCCGGCCGGTTGGTGAAATTTTGGAAACTGAGCAAAGCTGACGCCGTAATTTGGGTCGTGACGTTCCTCATAGtgacgttaattaatatcgatatcggATTACTCGCGGGATTGCTCGTATCGTTGGCCATCATCCTGCTACAGACCATTCGACCTTACACGTGTCTGTTGGGTCACATACCGGATACGGATCTGTACTTGGACTTGAGCAGATACAAAGCG GCGACAGAAATTAggggaataaaaatattccattattgCGGAACCTTGAATTTTGCCAATAACGGTCACTTCAAGTCCATCGTGTACAGACTGGTGGGCGTATGCCCGCGAAAGGTCGTCAAGCACAGGAAGAATTTAACTGAGGAAGGCCGCTTCTTGAACGATAAAAATTCTGATGGTAGATACGAGTTACGCTGCATCATCATGGACATGAGCGCGTTGAGTTACATCGATCCCAGTAGCGTTCACGTGTTGCACTTGGTCGTAGAGGAATTCGCGGAGCTGCACATCGAGTTCTACTTTGTCAATTGTCCCAGTCCTATCTTCGAAACAATAATGAAATGCGACGCTTACGTGTACGGTGCGCTGTCGCTGAAGATCTTCGCGACCATACAAGACGCGGTCACTTATTTTCAGACTGAGATTCAGAccttgaaataa
- the LOC105282368 gene encoding protein cereblon isoform X1 — MTLVQLCIRLLKCPMLKLNCFAEAPLNDQDTADESEAWSEIMTDDLDSLDNRVERAMDSVPVPTENTFDVTLPAAHAYLGQNLEELRGRTILDDGIYMNLPLLVKQSLLFPGQTLPMTVFGARIIDMLQTCIQNNRTFGVVCDYPEKGKIGTTAEIYEYTDSSLDYGRREFRLKAKGRQRFKILNLTSSDHNKITAEVKILPEITLGPPFLEQRLASLDHLRVFPDSEETFMRKQKRVENWDAAVTAWPAWVYRQYDPKRLSNKIRHDLQFLEIRGGSVPKDPVDLSFWVAQNVLINHDERLALLSYDCAISRLQREIKCLVDDKIYECASCESLIGRQSHMFPMNREGPQGTYVNPGGVLHETITFYHVVGVMLSDSNPSTEYSWFPGYAWTIASCKGCRRHVGWKFTAVQNDLKPKRFWGLTRRSLKNRDLRRESKE; from the exons ATGACGTTGGTGCAACTGTGCATAAGGCTGTTGAAGTGCCCAATGCTGAAGTTAAACTGCTTTGCAGAAGCTCCACTTAATGATCAAGATACGGCCGACGAGTCTGAAGCTTGGTCGGAGATAATGACAGACGATTTAG ATTCATTGGATAATAGAGTAGAGCGCGCTATGGACAGTGTGCCGGTACCGACAGAAAATACTTTTGATGTTACATTGCCAGCAGCACATGCT TACTTAGGACAGAATCTAGAAGAGCTAAGAGGAAGGACAATATTAGACGATGGCATTTATATGAATCTGCCATTGTTGGTCAAACAATCTCTATTATTTCCTGGACAAACACTACCCATGACAGTATTCGGTGCACGGATTATAGATATGCTGCAGACGTGCATACAAAATAATCGTACTTTCGGCGTTGTGTGTGACTATCCCGAGAAGGGGAAAATAGGAACGACTGCTGAGATCTATGAGTACACAGATTCATCGCTGGATTATGGACGACGAGAGTTTCGTCTAAAAGCTAAAGGCAGACAGCGCTTTAAGATATTAAATCTTACTTCATCG gATCATAATAAAATCACCGCGGAAGTTAAAATATTGCCGGAAATCACGCTTGGCCCACCGTTTTTGGAACAACGTTTGGCTTCATTAGACCACCTAAGGGTCTTCCCCGATTCAGAGGAAACATTCATGAGGAAGCAGAAGAGGGTTGAAAACTGGGATGCTGCGGTAACCGCTTGGCCAGCTTGGGTCTATAGGCAGTACGATCCCAAGAGACTCTCGAACAAAATACGTCACGATCTTCAGTTTCTTGAAATCA GAGGTGGTAGCGTACCTAAGGATCCTGTAGATTTGTCATTCTGGGTCGCACAAAACGTTCTTATAAATCACGATGAGAGGCTCGCGTTACTAAGTTATGACTGTGCGATTTCCCGGCtgcaaagagaaataaaatgtctcGTGGAT GATAAGATTTATGAGTGCGCGAGTTGCGAGTCCCTTATCGGAAGGCAGTCGCATATGTTCCCGATGAACAGGGAGGGCCCGCAAGGTACTTACGTGAATCCAGGCGGCGTTCTACACGAGACTATAACTTTCTATCACGTTGTCGGTGTGATGCTTAGCGACTCGAATCCTTCGACCGAGTACAGTTGGTTTCCGGG ATACGCTTGGACAATAGCTTCCTGCAAAGGCTGTCGTCGTCACGTTGGTTGGAAGTTCACGGCGGTACAGAATGATCTAAAACCCAAGAGATTTTGGGGTCTGACGCGCAGAAGTCTGAAAAATAGGGATTTAAGAAGGGAGAGCAAGGAATAA
- the LOC105282363 gene encoding sulfate transporter isoform X2 produces the protein MTGKVVTSYSNSHMEEISTNASQADFQSFENVAYTYTPIQVAVAVTLMVGIFQIIMYTFRLGIVATLLSETLVNSFTTAAAVYVLISQIKDLLGLKLPKQKGYFKLVFTVVDVFKEIGNTNVPAAIVSIITIIILVINNEFLKPRINKKCSIPVPIELIAVVGGTLVSRYCDLPKTYNIETVGHIPTGLPKPEVPSLELLPLVAVDSIAITMVSYTITISMALIFAQKLNYEIDSNQELLAMGFGNIVGSFFSCMPISASLSRSLIQQTVGGRTQIASIVSCLLLLVILLWIGPFFELLPRCVLASIIVVALKGMFQQAGRLVKFWKLSKADAVIWVVTFLIVTLINIDIGLLAGLLVSLAIILLQTIRPYTCLLGHIPDTDLYLDLSRYKAATEIRGIKIFHYCGTLNFANNGHFKSIVYRLVGVCPRKVVKHRKNLTEEGRFLNDKNSDGRYELRCIIMDMSALSYIDPSSVHVLHLVVEEFAELHIEFYFVNCPSPIFETIMKCDAYVYGALSLKIFATIQDAVTYFQTEIQTLK, from the exons ATGACTGGCAAAGTAGTAACGTCTTACTCGAATTCACATATGGAAGAGATATCTACAAATGCTTCACAGGCCGATTTTCAGAGTTTCGAGAACGTCGCGTATACATATACGCCTATACAAGTAGCAGTAGCCGTAACATTGATGGTCGGAATATTTCAG ataataatgtatacatTCCGATTAGGCATTGTGGCAACATTGCTGAGTGAGACCTTAGTGAACAGCTTCACAACAGCAGCTGCtgtttatgttttaatatctCAAATCAAGGACCTCCTTGGTTTAAAACTGCCAAAGCAAAAAGGATATTTTAAGTTAGTTTTC ACTGTCGTAGACGTATTTAAAGAGATAGGAAATACCAATGTACCTGCTGCGATAGTATcgattataacaattattatccTCGTTATTAATAACGAGTTTCTAAAG CCAAGAATAAACAAAAAGTGCAGCATACCAGTCCCCATTGAGCTTATTGCAGTTGTTGGTGGGACATTAGTCTCTCGATATTGTGATTTACCAAAGACTTATAATATTGAAACCGTTGGGCACATTCCTACGGG GCTTCCTAAACCAGAAGTGCCGAGTCTTGAATTATTGCCCTTAGTAGCAGTGGACAGCATCGCAATAACTATGGTTTCGTACACCATCACCATATCAATGGCGTTAATATTCGCACAAAAGCTAAACTATGAAATAGACTCGAATCAAGAACTTCTTGCGATG GGTTTCGGTAACATAGTGGGTTCTTTCTTTTCATGCATGCCGATCTCAGCGTCTTTGAGCAGATCCCTTATTCAGCAAACCGTCGGAGGACGCACGCAAATCGCGAGCATTGTGTCTTGCTTGTTGCTACTCGTTATACTCTTGTGGATCGGGCCGTTTTTCGAGCTCCTACCGAGATGCGTGTTGGCCTCCATAATAGTT GTAGCGCTAAAGGGAATGTTCCAACAAGCCGGCCGGTTGGTGAAATTTTGGAAACTGAGCAAAGCTGACGCCGTAATTTGGGTCGTGACGTTCCTCATAGtgacgttaattaatatcgatatcggATTACTCGCGGGATTGCTCGTATCGTTGGCCATCATCCTGCTACAGACCATTCGACCTTACACGTGTCTGTTGGGTCACATACCGGATACGGATCTGTACTTGGACTTGAGCAGATACAAAGCG GCGACAGAAATTAggggaataaaaatattccattattgCGGAACCTTGAATTTTGCCAATAACGGTCACTTCAAGTCCATCGTGTACAGACTGGTGGGCGTATGCCCGCGAAAGGTCGTCAAGCACAGGAAGAATTTAACTGAGGAAGGCCGCTTCTTGAACGATAAAAATTCTGATGGTAGATACGAGTTACGCTGCATCATCATGGACATGAGCGCGTTGAGTTACATCGATCCCAGTAGCGTTCACGTGTTGCACTTGGTCGTAGAGGAATTCGCGGAGCTGCACATCGAGTTCTACTTTGTCAATTGTCCCAGTCCTATCTTCGAAACAATAATGAAATGCGACGCTTACGTGTACGGTGCGCTGTCGCTGAAGATCTTCGCGACCATACAAGACGCGGTCACTTATTTTCAGACTGAGATTCAGAccttgaaataa
- the LOC105282365 gene encoding jmjC domain-containing protein 7 isoform X1 produces the protein MSNPQAKIQEAFHVLSQEAKELYLQSKVPEIDHATFTPLSFYREYVSKNIPLVIRGAVEHWPAVRKWSIPYLREALGDEKIVVAVTPNGYADAIARKDDTEEEFFVMPEERLLTMSEFLDTLENTREDSVFYIQQQNSNFINSFHKLWSDTKIEIPWANEAFGKHPDAVNFWMGDKRAITSMHKDPYENIYCVLSGEKNFTLHPPTDLPWIPYANYSSAVYKEREPGKWTIERIVDETSDPEETASSTLTPWICIDPLNPDYETYPEYRNAHTLRVTLRAGDVLYLPSLWFHHVTQSHACISINYWYDMEFDIKYAYFKALETLCK, from the exons ATGTCAAATCCCCAAGCGAAAATTCAAGAGGCATTTCATGTTCTGTCACAAGAGGCGAAAG AATTGTACCTGCAAAGCAAAGTCCCAGAGATAGATCACGCAACATTTACACCACTCTCTTTCTATCGGGAATACGTCTCCAAAAACATACCACTAGTCATAAGAGGAGCAGTGGAACACTGGCCTGCTGTACGCAAATGGTCTATACCGTATCTTCGCGAAGCGCTCGGCGACGAGAAGATCGTGGTCGCTGTAACACCAAACGGTTACGCAGACGCGATAGCCAGGAAAGATGACACCGAGGAAGAATTTTTCGTGATGCCTGAGGAGCGCTTACTCACGATGTCGGAATTTCTCGATACACTAGAAAATACGAGAGAGGACAGTGTATTCTACATACAGCAACAGAACTCAAACTTCATAAACAGCTTTCACAAATTGTGGTCGGATACGAAGATCGAGATTCCCTGGGCCAACGAGGCGTTTGGAAAGCACCCCGACGCCGTGAACTTTTGGATGGGAGATAAAAGAGCTATAACTTCca TGCACAAAGATccttatgaaaatatatattgcgtTCTGTCCGGCGAGAAGAACTTCACGTTACATCCACCTACGGATTTACCATGGATTCCGTACGCGAATTATTCGTCCGCCGTTTACAAGGAACGCGAACCTGGGAAGTGGACCATCGAACGAATAGTCGATGAAACATCTGATCCGGAAGAAACCGCGAGTTCCACGTTGACACCGTGGATATGCATAGATCCTCTAAATCCAGATTACGAAAC GTATCCAGAGTATCGTAATGCACACACTTTAAGAGTCACGCTCAGAGCTGGAGACGTATTGTATTTGCCATCTCTGTGGTTCCATCACGTGACGCAGTCCCACGCTTGTATAtccatcaattattggtaCGACATGGAGTTCGACATTAAATACGCATACTTCAAAGCCCTCGAGACattatgcaaataa
- the LOC105282370 gene encoding uncharacterized protein LOC105282370, with protein sequence MDKSHPEKKKVNRGSVSSLVTFRSVHQFHAGHKTWRGYIYTLVSKICKMISISVLEKVRTTLVTSVLRPYLRTIRNSSTDNTVEVNAKEKDDGIDNAVEVNVEEEDDMPIEFKKLGTLKHVYKKEQRKCILCELNIEPDYKNVRLLSQFQSRHTGRIYGKHITGLCEHKQKRVEQEIIKAQNSCLMGYWTKEPEYVDDPQLFDPNHPFRPHKY encoded by the exons ATGGACAAATCCCATcccgagaaaaagaaagtgaaTAGAGGCTCAGTTTCCTCTCTAGTAACTTTTAGAAGTGTACACCAATTTCACGCTGGTCACAAGACTTGGAGAGGTTATATTTACACACTTGTCtcaaaaatttgcaaaatgattTCCATTTCTGTTTTGGAAAAAGTTCGAACAACGCTTGTCACTAGTGTATTAAGACCGTATCTTCGAACGATACGTAACAGCTCCACTGACAATACCGTGGAAGTTAatgcaaaagagaaagatgatGGCATAGACAATGCCGTGGAAGTAAATGTAGAAGAGGAAGATGACAtg CCTATAGAATTTAAAAAGCTGGGTACATTGAAACATGTATACAAGAAAGAACAGCGcaaatgtattttgtgtgAACTGAATATTGAACCGGACTACAAAAATGTCAGATTACTTTCCCAATTTCAAAGCCGACATACAGGTAGGATATATGGAAAACACATCACTGGACTGTGTGAACATAAACAGAAACGAGTGGAACAAGAAATTATAAAGGCTCAAAATTCAT GCTTAATGGGCTATTGGACCAAAGAACCGGAGTATGTCGATGACCCACAATTGTTTGATCCGAATCACCCATTTAGGCCACACAAATACTAG
- the LOC105282368 gene encoding protein cereblon isoform X2 produces the protein MDSNEDFDSDYSDDENFIVEAPLNDQDTADESEAWSEIMTDDLDSLDNRVERAMDSVPVPTENTFDVTLPAAHAYLGQNLEELRGRTILDDGIYMNLPLLVKQSLLFPGQTLPMTVFGARIIDMLQTCIQNNRTFGVVCDYPEKGKIGTTAEIYEYTDSSLDYGRREFRLKAKGRQRFKILNLTSSDHNKITAEVKILPEITLGPPFLEQRLASLDHLRVFPDSEETFMRKQKRVENWDAAVTAWPAWVYRQYDPKRLSNKIRHDLQFLEIRGGSVPKDPVDLSFWVAQNVLINHDERLALLSYDCAISRLQREIKCLVDDKIYECASCESLIGRQSHMFPMNREGPQGTYVNPGGVLHETITFYHVVGVMLSDSNPSTEYSWFPGYAWTIASCKGCRRHVGWKFTAVQNDLKPKRFWGLTRRSLKNRDLRRESKE, from the exons ATGGACTCTAACGAGGACTTTGATAGCGATTATAGCGACGACGAGAATTTCATAGTAG AAGCTCCACTTAATGATCAAGATACGGCCGACGAGTCTGAAGCTTGGTCGGAGATAATGACAGACGATTTAG ATTCATTGGATAATAGAGTAGAGCGCGCTATGGACAGTGTGCCGGTACCGACAGAAAATACTTTTGATGTTACATTGCCAGCAGCACATGCT TACTTAGGACAGAATCTAGAAGAGCTAAGAGGAAGGACAATATTAGACGATGGCATTTATATGAATCTGCCATTGTTGGTCAAACAATCTCTATTATTTCCTGGACAAACACTACCCATGACAGTATTCGGTGCACGGATTATAGATATGCTGCAGACGTGCATACAAAATAATCGTACTTTCGGCGTTGTGTGTGACTATCCCGAGAAGGGGAAAATAGGAACGACTGCTGAGATCTATGAGTACACAGATTCATCGCTGGATTATGGACGACGAGAGTTTCGTCTAAAAGCTAAAGGCAGACAGCGCTTTAAGATATTAAATCTTACTTCATCG gATCATAATAAAATCACCGCGGAAGTTAAAATATTGCCGGAAATCACGCTTGGCCCACCGTTTTTGGAACAACGTTTGGCTTCATTAGACCACCTAAGGGTCTTCCCCGATTCAGAGGAAACATTCATGAGGAAGCAGAAGAGGGTTGAAAACTGGGATGCTGCGGTAACCGCTTGGCCAGCTTGGGTCTATAGGCAGTACGATCCCAAGAGACTCTCGAACAAAATACGTCACGATCTTCAGTTTCTTGAAATCA GAGGTGGTAGCGTACCTAAGGATCCTGTAGATTTGTCATTCTGGGTCGCACAAAACGTTCTTATAAATCACGATGAGAGGCTCGCGTTACTAAGTTATGACTGTGCGATTTCCCGGCtgcaaagagaaataaaatgtctcGTGGAT GATAAGATTTATGAGTGCGCGAGTTGCGAGTCCCTTATCGGAAGGCAGTCGCATATGTTCCCGATGAACAGGGAGGGCCCGCAAGGTACTTACGTGAATCCAGGCGGCGTTCTACACGAGACTATAACTTTCTATCACGTTGTCGGTGTGATGCTTAGCGACTCGAATCCTTCGACCGAGTACAGTTGGTTTCCGGG ATACGCTTGGACAATAGCTTCCTGCAAAGGCTGTCGTCGTCACGTTGGTTGGAAGTTCACGGCGGTACAGAATGATCTAAAACCCAAGAGATTTTGGGGTCTGACGCGCAGAAGTCTGAAAAATAGGGATTTAAGAAGGGAGAGCAAGGAATAA